One genomic region from Mycobacterium basiliense encodes:
- a CDS encoding mammalian cell entry protein, with protein sequence MRLRQWRRWALTAAGGLLVVVIVGLAAAGGWFYWDRVEAQGEAAARAELPGLAAREIPQVFAYDYQTVERSLTAAYPMLTPDYREEFQKSANAQIIPEAKKREVVVQANVVGVGVMVAKRNSASVMVYMNRTVTDKSRQPLYDGSRLRVDFKRIDGKWLIAYITPI encoded by the coding sequence ATGCGATTGAGGCAGTGGCGGCGGTGGGCGCTCACTGCCGCCGGCGGCTTGCTCGTTGTCGTCATCGTGGGGCTGGCCGCTGCCGGCGGCTGGTTCTACTGGGACCGGGTGGAGGCCCAGGGCGAGGCCGCGGCGCGGGCAGAGTTGCCGGGATTGGCCGCGCGGGAGATACCCCAAGTCTTCGCCTACGACTACCAGACGGTGGAGCGCAGTCTTACCGCGGCATATCCCATGCTCACGCCGGATTACCGCGAGGAATTCCAGAAGAGCGCCAACGCCCAAATCATTCCGGAGGCCAAGAAACGCGAGGTAGTGGTCCAGGCCAACGTCGTTGGCGTGGGCGTCATGGTGGCGAAACGGAATTCGGCGTCGGTGATGGTCTACATGAATCGCACGGTCACCGACAAGTCGCGCCAGCCACTGTACGACGGCAGCCGGCTACGGGTGGACTTCAAGCGGATAGATGGAAAGTGGCTGATCGCCTATATCACGCCAATCTGA
- a CDS encoding mammalian cell entry protein encodes MDVAETEQQPTARVRRRASRAAGPANSEVTGGDARETTVKVNSPPADRKRPAKPLKAVRPPPRRPAHRKLVGWLSAVAAVLLIAALASCVLVLVSQHRDAEAAQARRQRFVDTATQTVVNMFSYTPDTIDEAVNRFVGGTSGPLRGMLSANNNVENLKGLFRATNATSEAVINGAALEEIDNISDNASVLVSVRVTVADIDGVNKPSMPYRLRVIVHEDETGRMTGYDLKYPDGGN; translated from the coding sequence GTGGACGTGGCGGAAACAGAACAACAGCCGACGGCGCGTGTGCGGCGGCGCGCGTCTCGCGCCGCGGGTCCGGCGAACAGCGAGGTCACCGGCGGCGATGCGCGCGAAACCACGGTTAAGGTCAATTCCCCTCCCGCCGATCGGAAGCGGCCGGCCAAGCCGCTGAAGGCGGTGCGGCCACCGCCGCGGCGGCCGGCCCACCGCAAGCTGGTCGGGTGGCTGTCCGCGGTCGCCGCGGTGTTGCTGATCGCCGCGCTGGCCAGCTGTGTGCTCGTTCTGGTTTCCCAGCACCGTGACGCCGAGGCCGCGCAGGCACGTCGGCAGCGTTTTGTCGACACCGCGACCCAGACGGTGGTCAACATGTTCAGCTACACCCCGGACACCATCGACGAGGCCGTCAACCGGTTCGTGGGCGGTACCAGTGGCCCACTGCGCGGAATGTTGAGCGCCAACAACAACGTGGAAAACCTCAAGGGTCTGTTTCGGGCCACCAATGCGACGTCGGAGGCCGTCATCAACGGCGCGGCGCTAGAAGAAATCGACAACATCAGCGACAACGCATCGGTGCTGGTATCGGTGCGGGTGACGGTCGCCGACATCGACGGTGTCAACAAGCCGTCGATGCCTTACCGGCTGCGCGTCATCGTGCACGAGGACGAAACCGGACGGATGACCGGCTACGACCTGAAGTACCCGGACGGGGGCAACTGA
- a CDS encoding virulence factor Mce family protein, with the protein MIDRLTKIQLAIFALITVVTLIVMGIFYLRLPATFGLGTYHASADFVAGGGLYKNANVTYRGVAVGRVESVELNPNGVTARMRLNSGTPIPSNVIASVKSVSAIGEQYIDLVPPDNPAPGKLRNGSQIERKNTRIGQDVADLLHQAETLVNSLGDTRLREVLHEAFQATNGTGPELARLIESARLLVDEANADYPQVSQLIDQVGPFLQAQVRAGGDIKSLADGLARFTSQLRQADPQLRGTLATAPDAIDEANTAFSGIRPSFPALAASLANLGRVGVIYHKSIEQLLVVLPALFAAITTAAGGVPQDEGAKLDFKIDLNDPPPCNVGFLPPPLIRSPADESLRELPSDMYCKVAQNDATTVRGARNYPCQEFPGKRAPTIQLCRDPKGYVPVGRNPWRGPPVPYGTPVTDGLNVLPPNKFPYIPPDADPDPGTPIVGPPPPGVTPGPGPAPHQPAQPAPPPNDNGPPPPFTSWMPPDYPPEPPQIPYPKTLPPPPPPVGTGPEPQASGPAYTTYDQMTGIFTDPAGGTGIFAAGINGASSAENWVDLMLAPRPM; encoded by the coding sequence ATGATCGACAGACTCACCAAGATTCAGCTGGCGATATTTGCGCTGATCACCGTCGTCACGCTGATCGTGATGGGCATCTTCTACTTGCGGCTGCCCGCCACCTTCGGCCTTGGTACCTACCACGCGAGCGCCGATTTCGTTGCCGGCGGTGGCCTGTACAAGAACGCCAACGTCACCTACCGCGGTGTTGCCGTGGGGCGGGTGGAGTCAGTCGAACTAAACCCCAATGGTGTCACCGCGCGAATGCGGCTCAACAGTGGCACGCCCATCCCGTCCAACGTGATTGCCAGCGTGAAGAGTGTGTCCGCCATCGGCGAGCAATACATCGATTTGGTGCCGCCGGACAATCCGGCGCCGGGCAAGTTGCGCAACGGATCTCAAATCGAACGCAAGAACACCCGTATCGGTCAGGATGTCGCCGACCTGTTGCATCAGGCCGAGACGCTGGTCAACAGCCTCGGCGATACCCGGTTACGGGAGGTGTTGCACGAGGCGTTCCAGGCGACCAACGGCACGGGTCCGGAGTTGGCCCGGTTGATCGAATCGGCACGATTGCTCGTCGACGAGGCCAATGCCGACTACCCGCAGGTATCTCAGCTGATCGATCAAGTCGGTCCGTTCCTGCAAGCCCAGGTTCGCGCCGGAGGGGACATCAAGTCACTCGCCGATGGGCTGGCCAGGTTCACCTCCCAACTCCGTCAGGCCGACCCGCAACTGCGGGGCACGCTGGCCACCGCCCCCGATGCCATCGACGAGGCCAACACCGCATTCTCCGGAATCCGTCCCTCCTTCCCGGCGTTGGCGGCCAGCCTGGCCAACCTGGGGCGGGTGGGCGTGATCTATCACAAATCGATCGAGCAGCTGTTGGTGGTCTTGCCGGCCTTGTTCGCCGCGATCACCACGGCTGCCGGCGGCGTGCCGCAGGACGAGGGCGCCAAATTGGACTTCAAGATCGACCTGAATGACCCACCACCATGCAACGTGGGCTTTCTGCCCCCGCCGCTGATCAGGTCGCCCGCCGATGAGTCGCTGCGCGAACTGCCGTCGGACATGTATTGCAAGGTGGCCCAGAACGACGCCACCACGGTGCGCGGCGCGCGTAACTACCCATGCCAGGAGTTCCCGGGCAAGCGGGCGCCCACGATTCAGCTCTGTCGTGACCCGAAGGGCTACGTACCGGTTGGCCGCAATCCCTGGCGCGGACCGCCCGTCCCCTACGGCACACCGGTAACTGACGGGCTGAATGTGTTGCCGCCCAACAAGTTTCCCTACATCCCGCCGGACGCCGATCCCGATCCGGGTACCCCGATTGTCGGTCCGCCGCCGCCGGGCGTAACCCCCGGTCCCGGGCCGGCGCCGCACCAGCCGGCGCAGCCCGCGCCGCCGCCCAACGACAACGGGCCGCCCCCGCCGTTTACGTCGTGGATGCCGCCGGATTATCCACCGGAGCCGCCGCAGATTCCGTACCCCAAGACGCTGCCGCCGCCGCCCCCACCGGTGGGTACCGGACCGGAACCACAGGCCAGTGGCCCGGCCTATACCACCTATGACCAGATGACCGGAATCTTTACGGACCCGGCGGGTGGCACTGGTATCTTCGCGGCTGGCATCAACGGCGCTTCCAGTGCGGAGAATTGGGTGGACCTTATGCTTGCTCCCAGGCCCATGTAG
- a CDS encoding virulence factor Mce family protein, which translates to MKRIWLRGSVFVAGCALLAGCQYSGLNSLPMPGTAGHGSGAYSVTVEMPDVATMPQNSPVMVDDVTVGSVAGIRAVQRPDGSFFAAVKLALDENVVLPANATAKVSQTSLLGSMHIELAAPADEPAEGRLVDKSVIPESRTGRAPTTEEVFSALGVVVNKGNVGALEDITDEAYQALAGRQGQFIDLVPRLAELTAGLKKQVNDIIDAVDGLNRFAAILNKDRDSLGRALDTLPDAVRVLNKNRGDIVEAFTSLKRLAMVTSHVLSKTKVDFAEDLKALYSVVKALNDNRKEFITSLQLLLTFPFPNFGIKQAVRGDYLNVFTTFDLTLRRIGETFFTTAYFDPNMAHMDEILNPPDFLVGELANLSGQAADPFSIPPGTASGQ; encoded by the coding sequence ATGAAACGAATCTGGTTGCGCGGCAGTGTGTTTGTGGCTGGTTGCGCGCTGCTCGCCGGTTGCCAGTACAGCGGGCTGAACTCGCTGCCAATGCCCGGAACCGCCGGCCATGGCAGCGGCGCGTATTCGGTCACGGTGGAAATGCCTGACGTGGCAACGATGCCGCAGAATTCACCGGTGATGGTCGATGATGTCACCGTTGGCAGTGTTGCCGGCATCCGAGCCGTGCAACGGCCCGACGGATCCTTCTTTGCCGCGGTCAAGCTGGCATTGGACGAGAACGTGGTGTTGCCGGCGAACGCCACCGCGAAGGTCTCCCAGACGTCGCTGCTGGGTTCGATGCACATCGAGCTGGCCGCGCCGGCGGATGAACCGGCCGAGGGCCGGCTGGTGGACAAGTCAGTCATCCCGGAGTCGCGCACCGGCCGCGCGCCCACCACCGAGGAGGTGTTCTCGGCGCTTGGCGTGGTGGTGAACAAAGGCAATGTCGGTGCGCTGGAAGACATCACCGATGAGGCCTATCAGGCTTTGGCGGGCCGGCAGGGGCAGTTCATCGACCTTGTCCCCAGGCTGGCGGAGCTGACGGCAGGACTCAAGAAGCAGGTTAACGACATCATCGATGCGGTCGACGGGCTCAATAGGTTCGCCGCGATCCTGAACAAGGATCGCGACAGCCTCGGCCGGGCGCTGGACACCTTGCCCGACGCGGTCCGGGTGCTCAACAAGAACCGGGGCGATATCGTCGAGGCGTTCACCTCACTCAAGCGGCTGGCCATGGTCACCTCACACGTACTGTCCAAGACCAAGGTGGACTTTGCCGAAGACCTCAAGGCGCTGTACTCGGTCGTCAAGGCTCTCAACGACAATCGCAAGGAATTCATCACCTCGCTGCAGTTGCTGCTGACCTTTCCGTTCCCGAATTTCGGCATCAAGCAGGCGGTGCGCGGCGATTACCTAAACGTGTTCACCACATTCGACCTGACCCTGCGCCGCATCGGCGAGACGTTCTTCACCACGGCGTACTTCGATCCGAACATGGCGCACATGGACGAGATCCTGAACCCGCCCGACTTCCTGGTCGGCGAACTGGCCAATCTGTCCGGACAGGCGGCCGATCCATTCAGCATCCCGCCCGGTACGGCTTCAGGACAGTAG
- a CDS encoding virulence factor Mce family protein — protein sequence MMKQRFGGRGMRAMIIVALVAALVGGVYVLFSAGERGRKIVAYFTSAVGIYPGDEVRILGVPVGEIDSIEPRPTDVKITMSVSKDVKIPRDAQALIISPNLVAARFIQLTPVYTGGAVLPDGASIELSRTGVPVEWDEVKEALTKLAVQLSPAAGELQGPLGLAINQAADTLDGNGESFHNALQELSQVAGRLGDSRNDIFGTVKNLQVLVEALSQSNEQIVQFAGHVARVSQVLADSSRNLDHTLGTLNQALSDVRGFLHENNSTLIETVNQLGDLTQTLSDQSDNIEQVLHVAGPGIANFYNIYDPAQGTLNGLLSIPNFANPVQFICGGSFDTAAGSAAPDYYRRAELCRERLGPVLRRLTANYPPIMFHPLNTITAYKGQVIYDTPATQAKAETPVPELTWVPARGATQPAPGNTTDLQSLFVPQAPGPAPGSPPGYGPAPGPPPAGAPAGPGAGLSSPASGAPLPAEQGAGG from the coding sequence ATGATGAAGCAACGTTTCGGCGGTCGGGGTATGCGGGCGATGATCATCGTCGCGTTGGTTGCCGCGTTGGTGGGCGGCGTTTACGTGTTGTTCTCCGCCGGCGAGCGCGGTCGCAAAATTGTCGCGTACTTTACCTCCGCGGTCGGCATCTATCCGGGTGATGAGGTCCGCATCCTGGGTGTCCCGGTCGGTGAGATCGACTCGATCGAGCCACGGCCGACCGACGTCAAAATCACCATGTCGGTGTCCAAGGACGTCAAGATTCCCCGCGACGCCCAGGCGCTGATCATTTCGCCGAACTTGGTGGCGGCGCGGTTCATTCAGCTCACCCCGGTCTACACCGGAGGAGCCGTGCTGCCGGACGGGGCCAGCATCGAGTTGTCTCGCACCGGAGTTCCGGTGGAGTGGGACGAGGTCAAGGAAGCGCTGACCAAGTTGGCTGTTCAGCTCAGTCCTGCCGCCGGCGAACTTCAGGGCCCACTGGGGCTGGCGATCAACCAGGCCGCGGACACCCTCGACGGCAATGGCGAATCGTTCCACAATGCCTTGCAGGAACTTTCGCAGGTCGCTGGGCGCCTGGGCGACTCACGCAACGATATCTTTGGCACCGTCAAAAACCTGCAGGTGCTGGTTGAGGCGCTGTCGCAGAGCAACGAACAGATCGTGCAGTTCGCCGGTCACGTGGCCAGGGTGTCTCAGGTGCTCGCCGACAGCTCACGCAATCTTGATCACACCCTGGGCACACTCAACCAGGCACTTTCCGATGTGCGCGGCTTCCTGCACGAGAACAACTCGACGCTGATCGAAACGGTCAACCAGCTGGGTGACCTCACCCAAACCCTGAGCGACCAAAGCGACAACATCGAGCAGGTATTGCATGTGGCCGGACCTGGTATCGCCAACTTCTACAACATCTATGACCCCGCGCAGGGCACGTTGAACGGTCTGCTGTCGATACCCAACTTCGCCAACCCGGTGCAGTTCATCTGCGGCGGCTCCTTCGACACCGCCGCCGGATCGGCGGCGCCCGATTACTATCGGCGCGCGGAACTGTGCCGAGAGCGGCTGGGGCCGGTGCTGCGGCGGCTTACGGCGAATTACCCGCCGATCATGTTCCACCCGCTCAACACCATCACCGCCTACAAAGGCCAGGTCATCTACGACACCCCGGCCACCCAGGCGAAGGCGGAGACGCCGGTGCCGGAGCTGACCTGGGTACCGGCTAGAGGTGCGACGCAGCCTGCGCCGGGCAACACCACCGATCTGCAGAGTCTGTTTGTCCCGCAGGCCCCGGGGCCTGCGCCCGGATCTCCTCCGGGGTACGGTCCCGCGCCGGGACCGCCGCCCGCAGGGGCACCCGCCGGGCCGGGCGCCGGTCTATCGAGTCCAGCATCCGGGGCGCCGCTACCCGCGGAGCAGGGGGCGGGCGGATGA
- a CDS encoding virulence factor Mce family protein, translating to MPSSKHDRDPLRTGIFGLVLVVCVVLIAFGYSGLPFFPQGKTYNAYFTDAGGITPGNNVYVSGFKVGSVTDVSLAGDSAKITFSVDRNVVVGDQSLAAIRTDTILGERSIAVTPAGNGTATAIPLSRTTTPYTLNGALQDLGQSANNLNKPQLEQALGVLTDTLHDATPQLRGALDGVTSLSRTLNTRDEALQGLLAHAKTVTGVLSQRATQVNKLIVDGNQLFAALDERRSALSALISGIDDVSAQLSGFVNDNRKEFGPALSKLNLVLANLNERRDYITEALKRLPAYATTLGEVVGSGPGFNVNVYSVLPAPMVGMVFDLVFQPGKLPDSFADYLRGLIQERWIIRPKSP from the coding sequence TTGCCAAGTAGCAAACACGACCGCGACCCGTTGCGCACCGGCATCTTCGGGCTGGTGCTGGTGGTCTGCGTGGTGCTCATTGCGTTCGGTTACAGCGGACTGCCGTTCTTTCCGCAGGGCAAGACCTACAACGCCTACTTCACCGACGCCGGCGGCATTACGCCGGGAAACAACGTCTACGTCTCGGGCTTCAAGGTCGGCAGCGTCACGGACGTGAGTCTGGCCGGGGACAGCGCCAAGATCACCTTCAGTGTGGACCGCAATGTGGTGGTTGGTGACCAGTCGCTGGCGGCCATCCGAACCGACACCATCCTCGGCGAACGGTCTATCGCGGTGACCCCGGCGGGCAATGGAACGGCGACGGCGATTCCCCTGAGCAGGACCACCACGCCCTACACCCTCAACGGCGCGTTGCAGGATTTGGGCCAAAGCGCCAACAATCTGAACAAGCCTCAACTCGAGCAGGCGTTGGGGGTCCTCACCGACACGCTGCACGACGCCACACCGCAATTGCGCGGTGCGCTGGACGGGGTGACGTCGCTCTCGCGCACTCTCAACACGCGCGATGAAGCGCTGCAGGGCCTGTTGGCGCACGCAAAGACGGTCACCGGGGTGTTGTCCCAGCGCGCCACGCAGGTCAACAAGCTGATTGTGGACGGCAATCAGTTGTTCGCCGCCCTGGATGAGCGACGCTCCGCCCTCAGCGCGCTGATCTCGGGAATCGATGACGTCTCGGCGCAGCTTTCCGGATTCGTCAACGACAACCGCAAGGAATTCGGCCCGGCGCTGAGCAAGCTGAATCTGGTGCTGGCCAACCTCAATGAGCGCCGGGACTACATCACCGAGGCGCTCAAGCGACTGCCCGCCTACGCCACCACCCTAGGTGAAGTGGTCGGCTCGGGCCCCGGGTTCAACGTCAACGTCTACAGTGTGCTGCCGGCGCCGATGGTCGGCATGGTGTTCGACCTCGTCTTCCAACCTGGCAAGCTGCCGGACAGCTTCGCCGATTACCTACGCGGGCTCATTCAGGAGCGCTGGATCATCAGGCCGAAATCACCATGA
- a CDS encoding MCE family protein, protein MAAGGVPSHRSMVIKVSIFAVVMLVVAAALVVVFGDFRFGPTSVYHATFTDASRLKAGQKVRIAGVPVGSVKNVKLNPDNTIDVAFAIDRAYTVYSSTRAVIRYENLVGDRYLEITSGPGELRKLPPGGTINAQHTQPALDLDALLGGLRPVLKGLDADKVNTITSAVIELLQGQGGALANVLADTSAFSTALSRRDQLIGDVINNLNSVLATVDQRSAQFSASVDQLQQLITGLADNKDAIAGAIPPLASTTTDLTELLRNSRRPLQGVLENARPLATELDDRKAEINNDVEQLGEDYLRLAALGSYGAFFNIYFCTVTIKINGPAGSDILIPMGGQPDPSKGRCAFAK, encoded by the coding sequence ATGGCGGCGGGGGGAGTGCCGTCGCATCGTTCGATGGTGATCAAGGTGAGCATCTTCGCGGTGGTCATGTTGGTGGTCGCCGCGGCTTTGGTGGTGGTGTTCGGTGATTTTCGCTTCGGGCCCACCAGCGTCTACCACGCGACCTTCACCGATGCGTCGCGGCTGAAGGCCGGCCAGAAGGTGCGCATCGCCGGGGTGCCCGTTGGTTCGGTCAAAAACGTCAAACTCAACCCGGACAACACCATCGACGTGGCCTTCGCGATCGACCGGGCCTACACGGTGTACTCGTCGACCCGCGCGGTGATTCGGTACGAAAACCTGGTCGGCGATCGGTATTTGGAGATCACGTCGGGTCCCGGCGAGCTGCGGAAGTTGCCTCCGGGTGGCACGATAAACGCCCAGCACACGCAACCCGCGCTGGATTTGGATGCGCTGCTGGGTGGATTGCGGCCGGTGCTCAAGGGTCTGGACGCGGACAAGGTCAATACCATCACCAGTGCCGTCATCGAATTGCTGCAGGGACAGGGCGGGGCGTTGGCCAACGTGCTCGCCGACACCAGCGCCTTCTCGACGGCGCTGAGCCGACGTGACCAGCTGATCGGCGACGTGATCAACAATCTGAACTCGGTGTTGGCCACCGTCGACCAACGCAGCGCACAATTTTCGGCCAGCGTCGACCAGCTGCAGCAGCTGATCACCGGACTGGCCGACAACAAGGACGCGATCGCCGGCGCGATTCCGCCGCTGGCGTCCACGACGACCGATCTCACCGAGTTGTTGCGGAATTCGCGCCGACCCTTGCAGGGCGTGCTGGAAAACGCCCGGCCGCTGGCCACCGAACTCGACGACCGAAAAGCCGAGATCAACAACGATGTCGAGCAACTGGGCGAAGATTACCTGCGGTTGGCCGCGCTGGGTTCCTACGGGGCATTTTTCAACATTTACTTCTGCACAGTGACAATCAAGATCAACGGACCGGCCGGGAGCGACATCCTGATCCCGATGGGGGGCCAGCCGGATCCCAGCAAGGGGAGGTGTGCTTTTGCCAAGTAG
- a CDS encoding virulence factor Mce family protein, whose amino-acid sequence MASGGSRRTSVRVAAALLAGLMVAAAVLTYLSYTSAFTSTDTVTVSSPRAGLVMEKGAKVKYRGIQVGTVEDITYSGEQARLKLAIRSGEMHFIPSNATVHIAGNTIFGAKSVEFIPPRVPSPTSLSPNAHVAAAQVQLEVNTLFQSLIDLLHKVDPVELNGTLSALSEGLRGHGDDLGALLSGLNTLTRQANPKLPTLQEDFRKAAIVTNVYADAAPDLNTVFDSLPTINKTVVDKQDDLNTTLLATIGLANNAYETLEPAEQNFIDAINRVRAPLKVAHDYSPELGCLFKGIDRGVKEFAPLIGVRKAGLFTSSNFVLGAPSYTYPESLPIVNASGGPNCRGLPDIPTKQTGGSFYRAPFLVTDNAYIPYEPFTEVQVDAPSTLQFLFHGTFAERDDF is encoded by the coding sequence ATGGCAAGCGGCGGATCGCGACGCACCAGCGTGCGGGTGGCGGCGGCGCTGCTGGCCGGGCTGATGGTGGCCGCGGCCGTCCTGACCTACCTGTCCTACACCTCCGCCTTCACCTCGACCGACACCGTCACGGTGTCGTCGCCGCGGGCCGGGCTGGTGATGGAAAAGGGGGCCAAGGTCAAATACCGGGGCATCCAGGTCGGCACCGTCGAAGACATCACCTACAGCGGTGAGCAGGCGCGGCTGAAGCTGGCCATCAGAAGCGGGGAGATGCATTTCATCCCATCCAACGCGACGGTGCACATCGCCGGAAACACCATCTTCGGGGCCAAATCGGTGGAATTCATCCCCCCCAGGGTGCCGTCACCGACCTCGCTGAGTCCGAATGCGCACGTGGCGGCCGCCCAGGTGCAGCTCGAGGTCAACACGCTGTTCCAGTCGCTGATCGACCTGCTGCACAAGGTCGATCCGGTGGAGCTGAACGGAACGCTGAGCGCACTGTCCGAAGGCCTGCGTGGCCACGGAGACGACTTGGGGGCGCTGCTTTCGGGGCTGAATACGCTGACGCGCCAAGCGAACCCGAAGCTGCCCACCCTGCAGGAAGACTTCCGCAAGGCGGCCATCGTGACCAACGTCTACGCCGATGCCGCGCCCGATCTGAACACCGTGTTCGACAGCCTGCCGACAATCAACAAGACGGTGGTGGACAAGCAGGACGACTTGAACACCACGCTGTTGGCTACCATCGGTCTGGCCAACAACGCCTACGAGACGCTGGAGCCGGCCGAGCAGAACTTCATCGACGCGATCAACCGGGTTCGGGCACCGCTGAAAGTGGCTCATGATTACTCACCCGAGCTTGGCTGCCTGTTCAAGGGGATCGACCGTGGTGTCAAGGAATTCGCTCCATTGATCGGTGTGCGCAAGGCCGGACTGTTCACTTCGTCGAACTTTGTGTTGGGCGCACCGTCGTACACCTACCCGGAGAGCCTGCCGATCGTGAACGCCTCCGGTGGTCCGAACTGTCGTGGCCTGCCCGACATTCCGACCAAGCAAACCGGCGGGTCGTTCTATCGGGCACCGTTTTTGGTTACTGACAACGCCTACATTCCTTACGAGCCGTTCACCGAGGTGCAGGTCGATGCGCCCTCGACGTTGCAGTTCCTATTCCACGGCACCTTTGCAGAACGGGACGACTTCTGA
- a CDS encoding ABC transporter permease has protein sequence MSYDATIRFRRLMSRLQAPVDNFGEQALFYGETMRYIPNAITRYRKETIRLVAEMTLGAGALVMIGGTVGVAAFLTLASGGVIAVQGYSSLGDIGIEALTGFLSAFLNVRVVAPVIAGIALAATIGAGATAQLGAMRVSEEIDAVECMAVHSVSYLVSTRLIAGLVAIIPLYSLAVLAAFFAARFTTVFINGQSAGLYDHYFNTFLIPSDLLWSFLQAIVMSIAVMLVHTYYGYNASGGSVGVGVAVGQAVRTSLIVVVVITLFISLAVYGASGNFNLSG, from the coding sequence ATGAGTTACGACGCCACTATCCGCTTTCGCCGATTGATGTCGAGGCTGCAAGCGCCGGTCGACAACTTCGGCGAGCAGGCGCTGTTCTACGGCGAAACCATGCGTTACATCCCCAACGCCATCACCCGCTACCGCAAGGAGACGATCCGACTGGTTGCCGAGATGACGCTGGGCGCGGGAGCTCTCGTCATGATTGGCGGTACCGTCGGGGTCGCCGCGTTTTTGACCCTGGCGTCCGGCGGCGTCATCGCGGTGCAGGGGTACTCATCGCTCGGCGATATCGGTATCGAGGCCCTTACCGGTTTCCTGTCGGCGTTTCTCAACGTGCGCGTGGTGGCACCGGTGATTGCCGGCATCGCGCTGGCCGCCACCATTGGCGCGGGCGCCACCGCCCAGCTAGGCGCCATGCGGGTGTCCGAGGAGATCGACGCCGTCGAATGCATGGCGGTCCACTCGGTCTCGTACCTGGTGTCAACTCGGTTGATCGCCGGGCTCGTCGCGATCATTCCGTTGTATTCGCTGGCGGTGTTGGCCGCGTTCTTTGCCGCGCGCTTCACCACGGTGTTTATCAACGGGCAGTCCGCGGGCCTCTACGACCACTATTTCAATACCTTCCTAATTCCTTCCGATTTGTTGTGGTCGTTCCTGCAGGCCATCGTGATGTCGATCGCGGTGATGTTGGTGCACACCTATTACGGCTACAACGCCAGCGGCGGATCGGTGGGTGTGGGGGTCGCCGTCGGTCAGGCTGTGCGCACCTCGCTGATCGTGGTCGTCGTCATTACCCTGTTCATCTCGCTTGCCGTCTACGGCGCGTCCGGCAACTTCAACCTCTCCGGATAA
- a CDS encoding MlaE family ABC transporter permease, giving the protein MIQQLAVPARAVGGFFEMSIDTARAMFRRPFQFREFLDQTWMVARVSLVPTLLVSIPFTVLVAFTLNILLREIGAADLSGAGTAFGTITQLGPVVTVLVVAGAGATAICADLGARTIREEIDAMRVLGIDPIQRLVVPRVLASTLVALLLNGLVCAIGLSGGYVFSVFLQGVNPGAFVNGLTVLTGLRELILAEFKALLFGVMAGLVGCYRGLTVKGGPKGVGNAVNETVVYAFICLFVINVVMTAIGVRISAR; this is encoded by the coding sequence TTGATTCAACAACTTGCGGTTCCGGCCCGGGCCGTGGGCGGGTTCTTCGAAATGTCCATCGATACCGCTCGTGCGATGTTCCGGCGGCCGTTTCAGTTCCGCGAGTTCTTGGATCAAACGTGGATGGTTGCTCGCGTTTCGCTCGTGCCGACGCTGCTGGTTTCCATTCCTTTCACCGTCCTGGTCGCGTTCACCCTCAATATCCTGCTGCGTGAAATCGGTGCCGCTGACCTCTCCGGCGCCGGAACTGCGTTCGGCACCATCACCCAGCTGGGCCCGGTGGTCACCGTGCTTGTCGTGGCCGGGGCCGGTGCCACCGCTATCTGCGCGGACCTAGGTGCCCGGACCATCCGCGAGGAGATCGATGCAATGCGGGTGTTGGGTATCGACCCGATCCAACGTCTGGTCGTACCCAGAGTTCTCGCTTCGACCTTGGTTGCGCTGCTGCTCAACGGCCTGGTGTGCGCGATCGGTCTGTCGGGTGGCTATGTCTTCTCCGTTTTCTTGCAGGGCGTCAACCCCGGAGCGTTCGTCAACGGGCTTACCGTGCTCACCGGGTTGCGGGAATTGATCCTCGCCGAATTCAAGGCGCTGCTGTTCGGAGTGATGGCCGGCTTGGTCGGCTGCTACCGAGGCCTGACCGTCAAAGGCGGGCCGAAAGGTGTGGGTAACGCGGTCAACGAAACTGTGGTCTACGCGTTCATCTGCCTGTTCGTCATCAACGTGGTCATGACCGCCATCGGCGTAAGAATTTCGGCGCGGTAA